One stretch of Armigeres subalbatus isolate Guangzhou_Male chromosome 2, GZ_Asu_2, whole genome shotgun sequence DNA includes these proteins:
- the LOC134217938 gene encoding BLOC-1-related complex subunit 8 homolog, giving the protein MTTVNDPELHAKVKKTTEKISENMHIIANEPSLAFYRIQEHVRKVIPLIVDRRGEVYQLQKDLQGKCYDMEYAIQAVKDIEAADESLKNIQEALKNAIFLKQQLKYVESRRPKKDSNSSVYKRLSAHITLDLPDLPDISGVMRETSNRMEHMMSQARSSSTGNGTGPTELQRSYTTLH; this is encoded by the exons ATGACCACCGTAAATGATCCGGAGCTTCATGCAAAAGTGAAGAAAA CGACTGAAAAAATCTCCGAGAATATGCACATCATAGCGAACGAGCCCAGTTTGGCCTTCTACCGAATACAGGAGCACGTTCGGAAGGTCATTCCGTTAATTGTGGACCGCAGGGGCGAGGTTTACCAGCTGCAAAAGGACTTGCAAGGGAAATGTTACGACATGGAATATGCGATACA GGCAGTGAAGGACATTGAAGCAGCGGATGAATCGCTGAAAAACATCCAGGAAGCTCTAAAAAATGCAATTTTCCTCAAACAGCAGCTGAAATACGTGGAATCACGACGACCCAAGAAGGATTCCAATAGTTCCGTGTACAAACGACTGTCGGCGCATATCACGTTGGATTTGCCAGACCTGCCGGACATCTCCGGAGTTATGCGGGAAACTTCGAATAGAATGGAGCACATGATGTCTCAGGCGCGAAGTTCCTCGACTGGCAACGGGACGGGACCAACGGAGTTGCAAAGGTCCTACACGACACTACATTGA
- the LOC134217939 gene encoding COP9 signalosome complex subunit 2, with protein MSDIDDDFMCEDEEDYGLEYSEDSNSEPDVDLENQYYNSKALKEEAPHEALKSFQKVLDLENGEKGEWGFKALKQMIKINFKLQNYPEMMTRYKQLLTYIKSAVTRNHSEKSINSILDYISTSKNMELLQNFYETTLDALKDAKNDRLWFKTNTKLGKLYFDRSDFGKLQKILKQLHQSCQTDDGEDDLKKGTQLLEIYALEIQMYTVQKNNKKLKALYEQSLHIKSAIPHPLIMGVIRECGGKMHLREGEFEKAHTDFFEAFKNYDESGSSRRTTCLKYLVLANMLMKSGINPFDSQEAKPYKNDPEILAMTNLVVSYQNNDIMEFESILRNNRNNIMADPFIREHIEDLLRNIRTQVLIKLIRPYTKITIPFISNELNIEPVEVESLLVSCILDSTIQGRIDQVNQVLELNKEARCGARDSAIEKWSSQINSVQTAIINKMA; from the exons ATGTCCGATATCGACGATGATTTCATGTGCGAAGATGAGGAGGACTACGGATTG GAGTACTCTGAAGACAGCAACTCGGAGCCGGATGTGGATTTAGAGAATCAATACTACAACAGTAAAGCGCTCAAGGAGGAGGCACCCCATGAAGCGCTCAAGTCCTTCCAGAAGGTGCTGGACCTGGAAAATGGCGAGAAGGGCGAATGGGGTTTCAAGGCCCTCAAACAGATgattaaaatcaatttcaaattg CAAAATTATCCAGAAATGATGACCCGATATAAACAACTGCTGACTTACATCAAAAGTGCCGTAACACGAAATCATTCGGAAAAATCTATTAATTCAATTCTGGATTACATTTCGACGTCTAAGAAC ATGGAACTTCTCCAAAACTTCTACGAGACCACTTTGGATGCATTGAAAGATGCAAAGAATGATCGGCTTTGGTTCAAGACCAATACCAAACTCGGTAAACTCTACTTTGACCGAAGCGACTTTGGTAAGCTTCAAAAGATCCTCAAGCAGTTACATCAATCGTGTCAAACGGACGACGGCGAAGATGATCTGAAGAAGGGCACCCAGTTATTGGAAATCTACGCACTTGAAATCCAAATGTACACCGTTCAAAAGAACAATAAGAAGTTGAAAGCTCTTTACGAGCAGTCGTTGCACATAAAATCAGCCATCCCGCACCCTCTAATTATGGGCGTGATTCGAGAGTGCGGTGGCAAGATGCACCTTCGAGAGGGCGAGTTCGAAAAGGCACACACGGACTTCTTCGaggcgttcaaaaattacgacGAATCGGGATCCTCCCGGCGTACAACCTGCCTCAAGTACCTGGTGCTGGCAAATATGCTGATGAAGTCGGGAATCAACCCGTTCGATTCCCAGGAAGCCAAACCGTACAAGAACGATCCGGAGATACTGGCCATGACCAACTTAGTGGTAAGCTACCAAAACAACGACATTATGGAATTTGAATCGATTCTGCGGAACAATCGAAACAATATAATGGCCGATCCGTTCATCCGGGAGCACATCGAGGATCTGCTGCGCAACATCCGGACTCAGGTGCTGATCAAGCTTATTCGTCCCTACACTAAGATTACGATTCCGTTCATATCAAACGAATTGAACATCGAACCCGTCGAGGTCGAGAGTTTGCTGGTTTCATGTATTCTGGATAG CACTATCCAGGGACGCATTGATCAAGTCAACCAGGTGCTAGAGCTCAATAAGGAAGCCCGATGCGGAGCACGTGATAGCGCTATCGAGAAGTGGTCCAGCCAGATCAACTCGGTACAAACGGCCATCATCAACAAGATGGCCTAA
- the LOC134210359 gene encoding uncharacterized protein LOC134210359, which yields MLMQILQQQQQLMAQLTLTLGTHDSDDFVSYSCKVNKACVVFKLRELSEEQFKCLIFVCDLKSWRDSDIRIRLIIKLNETEDISLEKVVEDCKSLLNLKQDNSLVKKQQSFSAVNAVHQDRPSKPKHKQGAGGKVNNNQPKTQSTGGYCACFSSENTSGNKNKKKMYSSKHSKDVNIVSVKNISQRWKYVEIYINDVPVRLQFDSASDITIISGKLWRKIGQPQGIPSPCNAKSASGESLDLAREFLCNVNISDKTKKCLNDVLESNQCPLPLPEDIFTKMAECKCFSHIDISDAYLQVEVDP from the exons ATGCTGATGCAAATCctccaacagcagcagcagttgaTGGCGCAACTCACTCTGACTCTTGGTACGCACG ATTCGGATGATTTTGTGTCGTATTCGTGCAAAGTGAACAAAGCGTGTGTGGTCTTCAAGTTGCGAGAACTGTCCGAAGAGCAATTTAAATGTCTCATTTTTGTGTGTGATCTGAAATCGTGGCGAGATTCGGACATTCGTATTAGGTTGATTATCAAATTGAATGAGACAGAAGACATTTCTCTGGAAAAAGTGGTGGAAGATTGTAAAAGTTTACTGAACCTGAAACAAGACAACAGTCTTGTAAAAAAACAGCAATCATTCAGTGCTGTTAATGCAGTTCATCAGGATCGACCTTCCAAGCCTAAACACAAACAAGGTGCCGGGGGGAAAGTGAACAACAATCAACCAAAAACCCAATCAACCGGAGGATATTGTGCCTGTTTTTCATCTGAAAATACCAGCGGCAataaaaacaagaagaaaatgTACAGTTCTAAACACAGCAAGGATGTGAATATTGTGTCAGTGAAGAACATCAGTCAGCGGTGGAAGTACGTGGAAATCTATATCAACGATGTTCCGGTTCGGTTGCAGTTTGATTCAGCGTCCGACATAACAATCATCTCTGGCAAATTGTGGCGAAAAATCGGACAACCTCAAGGAATTCCATCGCCATGCAACGCCAAATCTGCTTCAGGGGAATCACTTGATCTCGCCCGGGAATTTTTGTGCAATGTAAACATCAGTGACAAAACGAAGAAAT GTCTCAACGATGTTTTGGAGTCGAATCAGTGTCCGCTTCCTTTGCCAGAAGACATTTTCACCAAGATGGCCGAATGCAAGTGTTTCAGTCACATCGACATATCGGACGCGTATCTACAAGTGGAAGTGGATCCCTGA
- the LOC134210360 gene encoding uncharacterized protein K02A2.6-like encodes MDAVLSGIEKTSGYLDDVLVGGRTKEEHDYNLKQVLQRLEQYGFTVRIEKCHFNMEQVEYLGQILDGDGIRLDPNKTAAISTMPPPQDVSSLCSYLGAVNYYAKYVPEMRKLRFPMDQLLKSGAKWVWSEACQRSFNQFQEILQSPLTLSHYNPNLEIIVSADASNYGIGARIAHKLPDGSVKPISYASRSLTPAESNYSQIEKEGLALIFAVTRFHLYTANRLQRWALTLLLCDFNIKYVSTESFGYVDILSRLINTHVRPNEEYVIASIELEDTMEDIVKQSVEALPVMFKMIQAGTQSDAVLKQVKQFVQTEWPSNQSKISDPQLQQFYQRRGILAIVSDCPTYGERLVIPSKFRDRVLRVLHKGHPRIEIMRSIARNYVYWPGIDEQINHRVRTCVECSRAAKTNSKINMESWPTLEKPWQRIHADYAGPVDGNYYLIVVDALARSHLYQTYYNVRYSGHAPQQHSSPVKILKPFAVTVASYIIKRRRIIHSQTVSRRVRSSTFKRGLRKITSGGETLRDAINTFLVCYRSTPCRSAPEGKSPAELLLGRKLRTSLDLLKPPTSFYKQAESKKESQFNRKHGTKARNYDAEELVWTKVHRNNTWSWEPGQALERIDRVIYNVWLPEKRNLIRSHCNQLKKRYESEQLSSTAQNKCTQIPLIKGGSSPSTSQATKSYYSAGTEPASPVFENQKTTRESISSSLHANGLVPLGGHLYSPEVTAATRWLNGKMPASAQGDLAGVQGSTPKAARMYELKLGDRVSLKLRWVIQTCPLTHLLAVIVKPTELAQRWTALTAGWVRIRVQPGVSPTITSIISSTKT; translated from the exons ATGGACGCAGTGTTGAGTGGTATCGAAAAGACCTCTGGTTATTTGGATGACGTGTTAGTGGGTGGTCGCACTAAAGAAGAACACGACTACAATCTGAAACAAGTGCTTCAACGGTTAGAACAGTACGGATTTACAGTACGGATCGAGAAGTGCCATTTCAATATGGAACAAGTGGAATACTTGGGGCAAATTCTGGATGGTGATGGAATCAGACTCGATCCGAATAAGACAGCAGCTATCTCCACCATGCCACCGCCTCAAGATGTTTCGTCACTCTGTTCATACCTTGGAGCTGTAAACTATTACGCAAAATACGTTCCGGAAATGCGTAAGTTACGGTTCCCGATGGATCAGCTGTTGAAATCAGGAGCAAAGTGGGTATGGTCAGAAGCATGTCAGCGATCATTCAATCAGTTCCAAGAAATCCTGCAGTCACCGTTAACACTTTCGCACTACAATCCAAACTTGGAAATCATAGTGTCGGCAGATGCGTCAAATTACGGAATCGGTGCGCGCATCGCCCACAAGCTACCAGATGGATCAGTGAAACCGATATCCTATGCGTCGAGAAGTCTTACACCAGCCGAGTCCAACTACAGCCAAATCGAGAAGGAGGGACTCGCACTGATTTTCGCCGTAACCCGGTTTCACC TATATACAGCCAACAGACTTCAGCGATGGGCATTAACGCTGCTACTGTGCGACTTCAACATCAAATACGTGAGTACGGAAAGTTTTGGTTATGTTGATATCCTTTCTCGCCTGATCAACACTCACGTCCGTCCGAATGAAGAATACGTCATCGCATCTATTGAACTGGAAGACACCATGGAAGATATCGTCAAGCAATCAGTGGAAGCTCTGCCAGTCATGTTCAAGATGATTCAAGCAGGAACACAGTCGGATGCAGTATTGAAGCAGGTTAAGCAGTTCGTTCAAACAGAATGGccgtcaaatcagtccaaaatCAGCGATCCACAGCTTCAACAGTTTTACCAGCGTCGGGGCATTTTAGCCATTGTCTCCGATTGCCCCACCTATGGGGAACGACTGGTTATTCCATCAAAATTTCGAGATCGAGTTCTACGAGTACTACACAAAGGACATCCTAGAATAGAAATAATGCGGTCCATAGCACGTAACTACGTCTATTGGCCTGGAATcgacgagcagatcaatcatcGTGTTCGTACGTGCGTAGAATGTTCGAGAGCAGCCAAGACCAACAGTAAAATCAACATGGAATCTTGGCCTACACTAGAAAAACCTTGGCAGCGGATTCATGCAGACTATGCTGGACCAGTTGACGGTAATTACTATTTGATTGTTGTCGACGCATTGGCCAGAAGTCATCTCTACCAAACGTATTACAACGTTCGCTACAGTGGCCATGCTCC ACAACAACACAGTTCACCAGTGAAGATTTTGAAGCCTTTTGCAGTAACAGTGGCATCCTACATTATAAAACGCCGCCGTATCATCCACAGTCAAACGGTCTCTCGGCGAGTCCGTTCAAGCACATTCAAGCGAGGACTTCGTAAAATCACATCGGGGGGAGAAACACTCCGCGATGCTATTAACACTTTTCTTGTGTGCTACCGCTCAACTCCTTGTCGTAGCGCACCTGAAGGGAAGTCGCCAGCAGAACTGTTACTGGGAAGAAAACTAAGGACATCACTAGATCTACTGAAACCACCAACTTCGTTCTACAAGCAAGCCGAATCAAAGAAAGAAAGTCAGTTCAACCGTAAGCATGGCACGAAAGCAAGAAACTACGATGCAGAAGAGTTGGTTTGGACGAAAGTACATCGGAACAATACCTGGTCATGGGAACCCGGTCAAGCACTAGAACGGATTGATCGAGTCATCTACAACGTGTGGCTACCGGAAAAGCGGAACCTTATTAGGTCACACTGCAATCAACTGAAGAAACGGTATGAATCAGAACAACTATCATCAACAGCGCAAAACAAGTGTACTCAAATCCCGCTAA TCAAGGGAGGTTCATCGCCGAGCACCAGTCAAGCCACTAAGAGCTACTATTCAGCAGGAACCGAGCCAGCTTCGCCAGTCTTCGAGAACCAGAAGACAACCCGTGAG AGTATCAGCTCCTCGCTCCATGCCAATGGACTCGTGCCACTGGGGGGACACCTGTATTCTCCGGAAGTTACGGCGGCCACACGATGGCTAAATGGCAAGATGCCTGCCTCGGCACAGGGAGACTTAGCTGGTGTACAGGGAAGCACCCCTAAAGCGGCTCGAATGTATGAGCTAAAGCTCGGCGACAGAGTTTCATTGAAATTACGGTGGGTGATACAG ACGTGTCCTCTGACGCACTTACTGGCGGTCATTGTGAAGCCTACAGAGCTGGCCCAGCGATGGACAGCCCTGACGGCAGGTTGGGTTCGTATTCGCGTGCAGCCTGGAGTGTCGCCAACGATTACCAGCATTATATCGTCGACAAAGACGTAA